The following are encoded together in the Kluyveromyces lactis mitochondrion, complete genome genome:
- the COX3 gene encoding cytochrome c oxidase subunit 3, with product MTHLERSRHQQFPFHLVAPSPWPIVVSFALMSLALSLALTMHGYIGHMYLIYLSILTVTLSATLWFRDIIAEATYLGDHTIAVRKGINLGFLLFVVSEILIFAALFWAYFHSAMSPNIELGGVWPPVGIQAVQPTELPLLNTIILLSSGATITYSHHGLVGGNRKNALSGLLITFWLIVIFVTCQYIEYTNATFTITDGVYGSVFYAGTGLHFLHMVMLAAMLGINYWRLRNYHLTATHHVGYETTVLYCHILDIIWLFLYIVFYWWGV from the coding sequence ATGACACATTTAGAAAGAAGTAGACATCAACAATTTCCCTTTCATTTAGTAGCTCCATCACCATGACCAATTGTAGTATCATTTGCATTAATGTCATTAGCATTATCATTAGCTTTAACTATGCATGGATATATTGGACATATGTATTTAATTTATTTATCAATTTTAACAGTAACATTAAGTGCTACATTATGATTTAGAGATATTATTGCTGAAGCAACATATTTAGGAGATCATACAATTGCTGTTAGAAAAGGTATTAATTTAGGTTTCTTATTATTCGTAGTATCAGAAATTTTAATTTTCGCTGCATTATTCTGAGCTTATTTCCATTCAGCTATGAGCCCTAATATTGAATTAGGTGGTGTATGACCTCCAGTTGGTATTCAAGCTGTACAACCTACAGAATTACCTTTATTAAATACTATTATCTTATTATCTTCAGGTGCTACTATTACATATAGTCATCATGGATTAGTAGGTGGTAATAGAAAAAATGCATTATCAGGATTATTAATTACATTCTGATTAATTGTTATTTTTGTTACTTGTCAATATATCGAATATACTAATGCTACTTTCACAATTACTGATGGTGTATATGGATCAGTATTCTATGCTGGTACAGGATTACATTTCTTACATATGGTTATGTTAGCAGCAATGTTAGGTATTAATTATTGAAGATTAAGAAACTATCATTTAACAGCTACTCATCATGTAGGTTATGAAACAACAGTGTTGTAC